The genomic stretch ACCATGCAAGAAAAGCGGATACGATCACACCGAAGCCAAGCATCTGAACGGCCACCAGTGCGGCCTCGTTTTTCCGCTTGGCGCCGAGGGCCGCGCCCATGAGCGCCGTGGCACCGGTCCCGATGCCGCTGGAAAGCGACGTGATGATGAAATAAACGGGAAGTGACAGGGAAAGCGCGGCTACGGCTTCGGTATCAATGCGGCCAGCCCACATGGTGTCCACCACGTTGAACATGGTATGGAAAAAGAAGCCGATGGATGCAGGTACGGCGACCTGTTTAATCACTTCGGGGATGGGGCGACGCGTCAGATCGGTGGTGTCGGGAACAGTGCTCATGGGTGGAGCATATCAGAAAAGGATCGCCAAACCGACCCTTTTTCATCATTCTCTATAGACCATCGTGATCTAACGACTGTGGATTCGACTTTGAACCTGCCCATCGTCGTCGGCATAGGCAAAGGCCATGCGCGGCGTGTTGTGGGCGAACCCGTATTCGCCCTGCGGAGAGAGCATGATCACGCCGCCGTACCCCTTTCCTCGCTTGAGAAGAACGTCCATGGACCGAGCAGCCGATTCCATGGCGGAGTGATGGGGCAGAAAATCGCAGGCGGTCTTGCACAGCATGACCCGAAGGAGTGATTCCCCATAGCCGGTTGAAGAGGCGGCACCCAACTCATTGTCGGCATATCCGCCGGAGCCGATGACAGGGGAGTCGCCGATACGACCGGGATGCTTGCGAGGCGTGCCGCCCGTGGAAGTGGCGCAGGCGAGGTCGCCATTCATGTCCAGAGCCACCGCGCCGACCGTATCACTGGGCGTCGGACCGCTGAACGCATTGATGGGCGTGAAGGACTCGTCGTTCTTGATCTTTTCGTAGAAAGCCAACTCACGCTCCGTGAGCAGTTCCCGCGGGTCCACGGTTTCCATGCCGCACTGCCGGGCGTACTCAAGGGCGCCCTGACCGGCGAGAATCCGAAAATCCTTGGCCCCCATGACGTGACGGGCAAGGGTAACCGGATGCATCAGATCCGGCACGGCGCAGACCGCGCCGAAATCAAGGGCCGCGCCATCCATGATCAGGGCATCCAGCTCAATATCACCCCTGGCATTGAGAAACGCCCCTCTCCCGGCATCGAATGTCGGGTCGAGCTCAAGGATGTTGACTGCCTGCTCCACAGCGTCCAGGGCCGAAAGTCCGGCTTCCATCTTCGGATAAATTTCGCTGATGGCCGTATGCACGCCGTTTACGTGATCGTCGACGAACTTGTCGGGAATATCCCATGCTCCGCCGTGTACTATGAGTCGAGGTTTCATGGCAGTCACCTGTTTTGTAATGGTTTTTTCAGGCGCCAAGTATGGCACATGTCCGGTTCGCAGTACAGCGGGGAGTGGTGGGCAAGTACCGGGGAAGACGCGTTGACGAAAGTGTGCTGGCGAGGATAGCTTCTTCCTATGGCGAACAAGACAACAGGTAACACCGTGCAGTTCTGGCGCGACCCGGACCTTCCGGGCGTGGAGGTCAGATACTCCCGCTATTGTGAGGAGGCGTTTCGCATGCATGTGCATTCGACCTACTCCATCGGCTACTTGGAGAGTGGGATGACGTCTTTCGAGCTGGAAGGAAAACCGCATACAGCCACCGCCGGACAGATGGTGCTGATCGGGCCGAATGTTGTCCATGCCTGTAACCCGGACCTTGATTCCGGCATGGCCTACCACATGTTCTATGTGGATGGCGTGTGGCTGGAAAATGTCGGGCGCGAGGTGTTTGGTCGCGAAGTCGGTCGTCCGGTGTTTGAATCGCCGGTGGTGGACGACTTTCCCTTGCTGCAAAGCTGGCAGGATTTACACCAGTCTATCGTTGAAGGGGCCGGACGGCTGCACAAGGAAACGCTGCTTGTTCAGGCGGTTGGGGATTTGTTGCTGCGCCATGCCAGTCTGGGTACGGCTTCGGACTCGGCTCCCGGAAAGGAAGCCGTGGCTCGGGTCAAAGAATATCTCTGTCAGCGACCTGAGCAAAAGGTCAACCTGGATACTCTTTCGGAAGTGGCTCACCTGAGCCGATACCACTTGTTGCGTGTCTTTCGGGAGGAGGTCGGCCTGCCGCCCCATGCCTATCACAATCAGGTCCGGGTGGAGCTGGGTAAACGGCTCCTGACCGAAGGGGCCACCATCATTCAGGCGGCGCTGGATTCCGGTTTTACCGACCAGAGCCATTTCACTCGTGTTTTCAAGCAATTCACCGGGGCCACACCCAGACAGTACCAGTCGGATCATTGCATCGAAAAATGATCCATTCAGCAATTTCATACCATACTTTCCGATGAGCGATCGGTAGAACCAGTCCTCAACACAGGAGAAGTAATGCGGAATATTCATATCGTCCGGCAACGGGCGCTGTTTTGTGGTGC from Pseudodesulfovibrio profundus encodes the following:
- a CDS encoding isoaspartyl peptidase/L-asparaginase; the protein is MKPRLIVHGGAWDIPDKFVDDHVNGVHTAISEIYPKMEAGLSALDAVEQAVNILELDPTFDAGRGAFLNARGDIELDALIMDGAALDFGAVCAVPDLMHPVTLARHVMGAKDFRILAGQGALEYARQCGMETVDPRELLTERELAFYEKIKNDESFTPINAFSGPTPSDTVGAVALDMNGDLACATSTGGTPRKHPGRIGDSPVIGSGGYADNELGAASSTGYGESLLRVMLCKTACDFLPHHSAMESAARSMDVLLKRGKGYGGVIMLSPQGEYGFAHNTPRMAFAYADDDGQVQSRIHSR
- a CDS encoding AraC family transcriptional regulator, with amino-acid sequence MANKTTGNTVQFWRDPDLPGVEVRYSRYCEEAFRMHVHSTYSIGYLESGMTSFELEGKPHTATAGQMVLIGPNVVHACNPDLDSGMAYHMFYVDGVWLENVGREVFGREVGRPVFESPVVDDFPLLQSWQDLHQSIVEGAGRLHKETLLVQAVGDLLLRHASLGTASDSAPGKEAVARVKEYLCQRPEQKVNLDTLSEVAHLSRYHLLRVFREEVGLPPHAYHNQVRVELGKRLLTEGATIIQAALDSGFTDQSHFTRVFKQFTGATPRQYQSDHCIEK